Proteins encoded by one window of Lathyrus oleraceus cultivar Zhongwan6 chromosome 1, CAAS_Psat_ZW6_1.0, whole genome shotgun sequence:
- the LOC127128021 gene encoding uncharacterized protein LOC127128021 isoform X1 yields the protein MLHSHLHHNIHNFLFPNLPVSLTTHHFSSPAPHLPNFLHRPTSNSHTVSAINPLHLELSPWHTKLTTAKVELGTVFEAIDDSSLFQVTFSVALSAAIAVFFFPAIQRRIKRAKQLKYRSSGVKKSSLNSSKTSKKSKKRPSPDQALLGAIIAGIIAVILYRFTTTIEASLYRQSVSDNFSVRQITITIRTVINGLCYLATFVYGINSFGLVLYSGQLAINTYVKGSSSRKNSTESKIMEQSLLSSSSDEEDQNQNSNKSK from the exons cacaCCATTTTTCTTCACCAGCACCTCATCTTCCTAACTTTCTCCATAGACCAACAAGTAATTCTCACACTGTTTCAGCCATTAATCCTCTTCATCTTGAACTTTCTCCATGGCACACTAAATTAACCACAGCAAAAGTGGAGTTAGGCACCGTTTTTGAAGCTATAGATGACTCTTCTTTGTTCCAAGTAACTTTCAGTGTTGCTCTCAGTGCAGCCATTGCTGTGTTCTTCTTTCCCGCTATCCAGCGCCGCATCAAAAGAGCAAAACAATTg AAATATAGGTCTTCTGGAGTGAAAAAGTCATCATTGAATAGCTCAAAAACTTCTAAGAAATCTAAGAAACGACCTTCACCAGATCAAGCATTGTTAGGAGCAATTATAGCTGGTATTATCGCAGTCATTCTCTATAGATTCACAACAACTATTGAAGCATCACTATATCGCCAATCAGTTTCAGATAATTTCTCG GTTCGCCAGATAACAATCACCATAAG GACAGTAATAAATGGCTTGTGTTACCTTGCAACATTTGTGTATGGCATAAACTCTTTTGGTTTAGTGCTTTATTCTGGACAACTTGCTATCAACACCTACGTGAAGGGGTCATCAAGTAGGAAAAATAGTACTGAAAGCAAAATTATGGAGCAGTCGCTTTTATCAAGTTCATCGGATGAAGAAGATCaaaatcaaaattcaaataagTCAAAGTAA
- the LOC127128021 gene encoding uncharacterized protein LOC127128021 isoform X2, with the protein MLHSHLHHNIHNFLFPNLPVSLTTHHFSSPAPHLPNFLHRPTSNSHTVSAINPLHLELSPWHTKLTTAKVELGTVFEAIDDSSLFQVTFSVALSAAIAVFFFPAIQRRIKRAKQLKYRSSGVKKSSLNSSKTSKKSKKRPSPDQALLGAIIAGIIAVILYRFTTTIEASLYRQSVSDNFSVRQITITISNKWLVLPCNICVWHKLFWFSALFWTTCYQHLREGVIK; encoded by the exons cacaCCATTTTTCTTCACCAGCACCTCATCTTCCTAACTTTCTCCATAGACCAACAAGTAATTCTCACACTGTTTCAGCCATTAATCCTCTTCATCTTGAACTTTCTCCATGGCACACTAAATTAACCACAGCAAAAGTGGAGTTAGGCACCGTTTTTGAAGCTATAGATGACTCTTCTTTGTTCCAAGTAACTTTCAGTGTTGCTCTCAGTGCAGCCATTGCTGTGTTCTTCTTTCCCGCTATCCAGCGCCGCATCAAAAGAGCAAAACAATTg AAATATAGGTCTTCTGGAGTGAAAAAGTCATCATTGAATAGCTCAAAAACTTCTAAGAAATCTAAGAAACGACCTTCACCAGATCAAGCATTGTTAGGAGCAATTATAGCTGGTATTATCGCAGTCATTCTCTATAGATTCACAACAACTATTGAAGCATCACTATATCGCCAATCAGTTTCAGATAATTTCTCG GTTCGCCAGATAACAATCACCATAAG TAATAAATGGCTTGTGTTACCTTGCAACATTTGTGTATGGCATAAACTCTTTTGGTTTAGTGCTTTATTCTGGACAACTTGCTATCAACACCTACGTGAAGGGGTCATCAAGTAG